One Kribbella sp. NBC_00662 genomic region harbors:
- a CDS encoding ABC transporter substrate-binding protein, which produces MSLSRRTFLIGAGSVLALAGCGSSNDAGSSGGGKVELVYRLWDEQQEVGYKTVFAEFTKENPDITVRMEVLPWDQYWTKLTTELASGKAPDVFWLTVDYFPDFAGKGVLAPLDDLISKAGLKLDAYNPNVVQSYKFEDKQLGMPKDMGIVGLLYNKDLFKKAGVTMPAELTWAPDGSGSFLEVARKLTVGTKQWGFCSWNHNQTQWLNWIASNGGHAMDKPYGTFDFAGQKSVEALQFARDLIFKWKVSPDGTRTNPPTGQATEMFYRGEVAMFPANNALLPFALPEVKFPIGVAAMPAGPAGRTVVINGLAETMFAKTKHPDEAGKLVAFLGSEKAQRLMGDAGYIIPALTDAGAGYQAFWQKKGIDVKPFLDSAAGSTVNLPIADGWTSKVTEINKAANDLFLDKTPVADIAAAMDKIGNDK; this is translated from the coding sequence ATGTCTTTGTCCAGGAGGACTTTTCTGATCGGCGCCGGCAGCGTGCTCGCGCTGGCCGGGTGCGGCTCGTCGAACGACGCCGGCTCGAGTGGTGGCGGCAAGGTCGAGCTCGTGTACCGGTTGTGGGACGAACAGCAGGAGGTCGGCTACAAGACGGTCTTCGCCGAGTTCACCAAGGAGAACCCGGACATCACCGTCCGGATGGAGGTCCTGCCCTGGGATCAGTACTGGACCAAGCTGACCACCGAGCTCGCGAGCGGCAAGGCGCCGGATGTCTTCTGGCTGACCGTGGACTACTTCCCGGACTTCGCCGGCAAGGGCGTACTCGCGCCGCTCGACGACCTGATCTCGAAGGCCGGGCTCAAGCTCGACGCGTACAACCCGAACGTCGTCCAGTCGTACAAGTTCGAGGACAAGCAGCTGGGGATGCCGAAGGACATGGGCATCGTCGGGCTGCTGTACAACAAGGACCTGTTCAAGAAGGCCGGCGTGACGATGCCGGCCGAGCTGACCTGGGCGCCGGACGGTTCGGGCAGCTTCCTCGAGGTCGCGCGCAAGCTCACCGTAGGCACCAAGCAGTGGGGCTTCTGCTCGTGGAACCACAACCAGACCCAGTGGCTCAACTGGATCGCCTCGAACGGCGGCCACGCGATGGACAAGCCGTACGGCACGTTCGACTTCGCCGGCCAGAAGTCGGTCGAGGCACTGCAGTTCGCGCGGGACCTGATCTTCAAGTGGAAGGTATCGCCGGACGGCACCCGTACCAACCCGCCGACCGGTCAGGCGACCGAGATGTTCTACCGCGGTGAGGTCGCGATGTTCCCGGCCAACAACGCGCTGCTCCCGTTCGCGCTGCCCGAGGTGAAGTTCCCGATCGGGGTCGCCGCGATGCCGGCCGGACCGGCCGGGCGCACGGTGGTGATCAACGGGCTCGCCGAGACGATGTTCGCGAAGACCAAGCACCCCGACGAGGCCGGTAAGCTCGTCGCCTTCCTCGGCAGCGAGAAGGCACAGCGGCTGATGGGCGATGCGGGCTACATCATCCCGGCCCTGACCGACGCCGGCGCCGGCTACCAGGCCTTCTGGCAGAAGAAAGGCATCGACGTCAAACCGTTCCTCGACTCGGCCGCCGGCAGCACCGTCAACCTCCCGATCGCCGACGGCTGGACCTCGAAGGTCACCGAAATCAACAAAGCCGCCAACGACCTCTTCCTCGACAAGACCCCTGTCGCCGACATCGCCGCCGCGATGGACAAGATCGGAAACGACAAGTGA
- a CDS encoding phytanoyl-CoA dioxygenase family protein: MKELTDSHDLVPDAAALRARLAADGYLFFRGLLPVEVVTDVHAQLARILYDSDWLDRDADPRELVASGRAVEEGSAGFFGAYTAIQSTQAFHELAVRPELIGLAGRLLGEEAFAHPAHICRIAPPSPGANPTPIHQDYRFIQGSVDTLTTWLPLSAAPPEIGGLRVYAGSPRLGVLPVKASDGPGMMRAEADENHPEWRTTSYQPGDVLLFGSLTVHGAMPNRTNRLRLSADFRYQARSAPMARDMLGTGKPHYHPDVPDFPTLTRGWTSTESVEVPAGVNFVDRWDPRVDDVPTPQSRFAYA, from the coding sequence GTGAAAGAGCTGACCGATTCGCACGACCTGGTCCCGGACGCCGCCGCCCTGCGGGCACGGCTGGCCGCCGATGGCTACTTGTTCTTCCGTGGGTTGTTGCCGGTTGAGGTGGTAACCGATGTGCACGCGCAGCTGGCGCGGATCTTGTATGACAGTGATTGGCTGGATCGGGATGCGGATCCGCGGGAGTTGGTGGCGTCGGGACGGGCTGTTGAGGAGGGGTCGGCCGGGTTCTTCGGGGCTTATACGGCGATCCAGAGCACGCAGGCGTTTCACGAGCTCGCCGTGCGGCCGGAGTTGATCGGGCTGGCCGGACGGTTGCTCGGTGAGGAGGCGTTCGCGCATCCGGCGCATATCTGCCGGATCGCGCCGCCGTCGCCAGGGGCGAATCCGACGCCGATCCACCAGGACTACCGATTCATCCAGGGCAGCGTCGACACGCTCACGACGTGGCTCCCGTTGAGCGCGGCGCCGCCGGAGATCGGTGGGCTGCGGGTGTACGCCGGGTCGCCGCGGCTCGGGGTACTGCCGGTGAAGGCGTCGGACGGGCCGGGGATGATGCGGGCCGAGGCGGACGAGAACCACCCGGAGTGGCGTACGACGTCGTACCAGCCCGGCGACGTGCTGCTGTTCGGGAGCCTGACCGTGCACGGCGCGATGCCGAACCGGACCAACCGGCTGCGGCTGTCGGCCGACTTCCGGTACCAGGCCCGCAGCGCACCGATGGCGCGCGACATGCTCGGCACGGGCAAACCGCACTACCACCCGGACGTGCCGGACTTCCCGACCCTCACCCGCGGCTGGACCTCGACGGAATCTGTCGAGGTCCCGGCCGGGGTGAACTTCGTCGACCGCTGGGACCCGCGCGTGGACGACGTGCCCACTCCGCAGTCCCGGTTCGCCTACGCCTGA
- a CDS encoding NADP-dependent oxidoreductase: MRAVVFEEYGDPEVLKVQDVPEPHAGPGQVRIKVHAAGVNPYDTKIRRGFTKDFAPAKFPAIPGFEVAGVVDEAGDGAAYAVGDEVVGWSTGGSYAEYALGGNITRKPAGLGWEQAVGVPVAGETAQRVLDLLEVKPGETILIHGAAGAVGSVAVQLAKAAGLTVIGTASEANHEYLTSIGAIPVLYGEGLLERVRAAAPQGVDAVFDTAGKGGLEESIELRGGTDRIVTIADFAAAELGIQTSGGGSGTPEEVRAALDAQLQAAADGKLTIRIAESFALADASKAQALSESGHARGKIVIRP; this comes from the coding sequence ATGCGGGCTGTGGTGTTCGAGGAGTACGGCGATCCCGAGGTACTGAAGGTGCAGGATGTGCCTGAGCCGCACGCGGGTCCCGGGCAGGTGCGGATCAAGGTGCACGCGGCCGGCGTGAACCCGTACGACACGAAGATCCGCCGCGGTTTCACGAAGGACTTCGCGCCGGCGAAATTCCCCGCGATTCCGGGGTTCGAGGTCGCCGGGGTGGTCGACGAAGCCGGTGACGGCGCCGCGTACGCGGTCGGCGACGAGGTCGTCGGCTGGTCCACGGGCGGTTCGTACGCCGAGTACGCGCTCGGCGGCAACATCACCCGCAAGCCCGCCGGTCTCGGCTGGGAGCAGGCCGTCGGCGTACCGGTGGCCGGCGAGACCGCGCAGCGGGTGCTCGACCTGCTCGAGGTGAAGCCCGGTGAGACGATCCTGATCCACGGCGCCGCGGGCGCGGTCGGCTCGGTCGCCGTCCAACTCGCGAAGGCGGCCGGTCTGACCGTGATCGGCACGGCATCCGAGGCGAACCACGAGTACTTGACGTCGATCGGTGCGATCCCGGTTCTTTATGGCGAGGGTCTGCTCGAGCGGGTCCGTGCAGCCGCGCCGCAGGGCGTCGACGCGGTGTTCGACACCGCCGGCAAGGGCGGGCTCGAGGAATCGATCGAGCTCCGCGGCGGCACCGACCGGATCGTCACGATCGCCGACTTCGCGGCGGCCGAGCTCGGCATCCAGACCTCCGGGGGCGGCAGCGGCACCCCCGAAGAGGTCCGTGCCGCCCTCGACGCCCAGCTCCAGGCGGCCGCCGACGGCAAGCTCACGATCCGGATCGCCGAGTCCTTCGCCCTGGCCGACGCGAGCAAGGCCCAGGCGCTGAGCGAGTCGGGCCACGCCCGCGGCAAGATCGTCATCCGACCGTAG
- the metG gene encoding methionine--tRNA ligase, which produces MSEKAYYVTTPIYYVTAPPHIGSAYTTVAGDVLTRWHAQRGERKWYLTGTDEHGEKVMRSAEAQGMTPQAWTDKLVEEAWKPAWVDVDIAYDDFIRTTEQRHTERVREFWQTLYDKGDVYKGEYEGLYCVGCEEFKLPADIRTDEDGTQRCMIHGTELETVSETNYFFRLSAYADKLLELYDEQPDFVAPASARNEVIAFVKQGLQDLSITRSTFDWGIPVPWDEDHVLYVWIDALLNYVTAAGYGTDPKRFEELWPVDVHLVGKDILRFHAVIWPAMLMAAGVAVPRQVFAHGWLLVGGEKMSKSKLTAIAPHEITDHFGSDAFRYYFLRTIQFGSDGSFSWEHLSAVYTSELANGLGNLASRIAAMVGKYFGGTLPEPTDHGPAEQALADKLAQTVATADKALDTLAFQDALAAINDLVGAVNGYVTEQEPWKVAKDESKQDRLATILYSAAETLRAVAVLHNPTMPKTSAKLWELLGAEEKLGALKDQRVQDAGTWGQLPAGSTLTKGEPLFPRLEES; this is translated from the coding sequence ATGTCCGAGAAGGCCTATTACGTCACCACCCCGATCTACTACGTCACGGCGCCGCCGCACATCGGCAGCGCCTACACGACGGTGGCCGGGGACGTCCTGACGCGCTGGCACGCGCAGCGCGGCGAGCGCAAGTGGTACCTGACGGGTACCGACGAGCACGGCGAGAAGGTGATGCGCAGCGCCGAGGCGCAGGGCATGACGCCGCAGGCCTGGACGGACAAGCTGGTCGAAGAGGCCTGGAAGCCGGCCTGGGTGGACGTCGACATCGCGTACGACGACTTCATCCGGACCACCGAGCAGCGCCACACCGAGCGGGTCCGCGAGTTCTGGCAGACGCTGTACGACAAGGGCGACGTCTACAAGGGCGAGTACGAGGGCCTGTACTGCGTCGGCTGTGAGGAGTTCAAGCTCCCCGCGGACATCCGCACCGACGAGGACGGCACGCAGCGGTGCATGATCCACGGCACGGAGCTGGAGACGGTCTCGGAGACCAACTACTTCTTCCGGCTCTCGGCGTACGCCGACAAGCTGCTCGAGCTGTACGACGAGCAGCCGGACTTCGTCGCGCCCGCCAGCGCCCGCAACGAGGTGATCGCGTTCGTGAAGCAGGGCCTGCAGGACCTGTCGATCACGCGCTCGACCTTCGACTGGGGCATCCCGGTGCCGTGGGACGAGGACCACGTTCTGTACGTCTGGATCGACGCGCTGCTCAACTATGTGACGGCGGCGGGCTACGGCACCGACCCGAAGCGGTTCGAGGAGCTGTGGCCGGTCGACGTCCACCTGGTCGGTAAGGACATCCTCCGGTTCCACGCGGTGATCTGGCCGGCCATGCTGATGGCTGCGGGCGTCGCCGTACCTCGTCAGGTCTTCGCGCACGGGTGGCTGCTCGTCGGCGGCGAGAAGATGAGCAAGTCGAAGCTGACCGCGATCGCGCCGCACGAGATCACCGACCACTTCGGCTCGGACGCGTTCCGGTACTACTTCCTCCGGACGATCCAGTTCGGCTCGGACGGCTCGTTCTCGTGGGAGCACCTGAGCGCGGTCTACACCTCCGAGCTCGCGAACGGCCTGGGCAACCTGGCCAGCCGGATCGCGGCGATGGTCGGCAAGTACTTCGGCGGCACGCTGCCGGAGCCGACCGACCACGGACCGGCCGAGCAGGCGCTGGCGGACAAGCTCGCGCAGACCGTGGCGACCGCGGACAAGGCTCTCGACACCCTCGCCTTCCAGGACGCGCTCGCCGCGATCAACGACCTGGTCGGCGCCGTGAACGGGTACGTCACCGAGCAGGAGCCCTGGAAGGTCGCGAAGGACGAGTCGAAGCAGGACCGGCTCGCGACGATCCTGTACTCCGCGGCCGAGACGCTGCGCGCGGTCGCCGTACTGCACAACCCGACGATGCCGAAGACGTCCGCGAAGCTCTGGGAGCTGCTCGGCGCCGAGGAGAAGCTGGGCGCGCTGAAGGACCAGCGGGTGCAGGACGCCGGCACCTGGGGCCAGCTGCCGGCCGGATCGACGCTGACCAAGGGTGAGCCGCTCTTCCCGCGGCTCGAGGAGAGCTGA
- the rsmI gene encoding 16S rRNA (cytidine(1402)-2'-O)-methyltransferase has protein sequence MTGRLVLAGTPIGDVSDASARLGRVLAGADVVAAEDTRRLRRLTSELGIQLGGRVVSYFEGNERERTPELLQALVDGQTVVVVTDAGMPSVSDPGFRLVAAAIEADVPVTAVPGPSAVLTALALSGLPVDRFTFEGFLPRKPGERGRRLDELKDEPRTMVFFEAPHRLTASLEAMAEAFGADRRTAVCRELTKTYEEVKRGPLDELVTWSKDGVRGEITIVVAGADPHKIVTAEDLAREVAKDEEAGTHRKQAIADVAKRFNVPKRTVYDAVLAARDPGK, from the coding sequence ATGACCGGGCGATTGGTGCTGGCGGGGACTCCTATTGGGGATGTTTCTGATGCTTCGGCGCGGTTGGGGCGGGTTTTGGCGGGGGCCGACGTGGTGGCTGCGGAGGATACGCGGCGGTTGCGGCGGTTGACCTCGGAGCTGGGGATTCAGTTGGGCGGGAGGGTTGTCAGTTACTTCGAGGGGAATGAGCGGGAGCGGACGCCCGAGTTGTTGCAGGCGCTCGTCGACGGGCAGACCGTGGTGGTGGTGACCGACGCGGGGATGCCGAGTGTGTCGGATCCGGGGTTCCGGCTGGTGGCGGCGGCGATCGAGGCCGACGTGCCGGTGACGGCGGTGCCGGGGCCGTCGGCCGTCTTGACGGCGTTGGCGCTGAGCGGGTTGCCGGTGGATCGGTTCACGTTCGAGGGGTTCCTGCCGCGGAAGCCGGGGGAGCGGGGCCGACGGCTCGACGAGCTCAAGGACGAGCCCCGGACGATGGTGTTCTTCGAGGCGCCACACCGGTTGACCGCGTCCCTGGAGGCGATGGCCGAGGCGTTCGGCGCGGATCGGCGTACGGCGGTGTGCCGGGAGCTGACCAAGACGTACGAAGAGGTCAAACGCGGCCCGCTCGACGAGCTCGTGACCTGGTCGAAGGACGGCGTACGCGGGGAGATCACGATCGTCGTGGCCGGCGCCGACCCGCACAAGATCGTCACCGCCGAGGACCTGGCCCGCGAGGTGGCCAAGGACGAGGAAGCGGGCACGCACCGCAAACAAGCGATCGCTGACGTCGCGAAACGCTTCAACGTCCCGAAACGGACCGTGTACGACGCAGTGCTGGCCGCGCGAGACCCTGGTAAATAG
- a CDS encoding type II toxin-antitoxin system VapC family toxin, with protein sequence MIVVDTGPLVAAALTSDANHQPCVELFASLRLNNEQLVVPPFVVTEVCYLLARSGGPKPFVRSLASEDFTIGPVTPGGLDRRHFSVVRPRHVDAFTLLP encoded by the coding sequence GTGATCGTCGTCGACACCGGCCCCTTGGTGGCCGCCGCACTGACCTCCGACGCCAATCACCAGCCCTGCGTCGAGCTGTTCGCCTCGCTCCGTCTGAACAATGAGCAGCTGGTCGTTCCGCCGTTCGTCGTGACCGAGGTCTGCTACCTGTTGGCCCGTTCGGGCGGCCCCAAGCCCTTCGTTCGATCGCTCGCGAGTGAGGATTTCACCATCGGCCCAGTCACTCCAGGCGGCCTCGACCGTCGGCATTTCAGTGTTGTCCGGCCGCGGCACGTCGACGCGTTCACTCTTCTGCCATGA
- a CDS encoding dolichyl-phosphate-mannose--protein mannosyltransferase codes for MPRDFDGGWIATLAITLMAGILRFWHLSTPVKFVFDETYYAKDAFSLLKFGYARQFIDQPEGAADKAILSGNLDVFKPTPSLTVHPEVGKWMIAAGEQLFGMNTFGWRFMPALFGTLTVLLVIRTVRRMTRSTLIGSIAGLLLAVDGLHFVMSRVALLDIFLAFWLVAAVSCLIADRDWTRRRHADSLDTPTSDGERRTIGRWLLIRPWRIAAGICFGLALGTKWSAVWTLAAFGVLAFAWDFGARRALGVRFAFVKSALVDGIPAFVSLVLVAGVTYLATWTGWLLHDNAYDHNWAASNPAHGVMKVVPDDFRSLLEYHKEVLAFHTGDYIKHATHPYQSNPAGWPIIARPIGFDAVNDIKPGTPGCNAPAGTNCLQVISALGTPLLWWGGALALIAALVFWIGSRDWRYGVPIVGFVTCWVPWFAFDDRPIFFFYAVTMIPFTVMALALVLGRILGPARAAIGSAASAVSTASPRRLIGSAVVGAFVVLVVLNFAYIWPILTDKVLPHPDWLSRMWFKSWI; via the coding sequence ATGCCGCGGGACTTCGACGGCGGCTGGATCGCGACGCTGGCGATCACGCTGATGGCGGGCATCCTGCGGTTCTGGCATCTCAGTACGCCGGTGAAGTTCGTCTTCGACGAGACGTACTACGCCAAGGACGCGTTCAGCCTGCTCAAGTTCGGGTACGCGCGCCAGTTCATCGACCAGCCCGAGGGCGCCGCCGACAAGGCGATCCTGAGCGGCAACCTGGACGTCTTCAAGCCGACCCCGAGCCTGACCGTGCACCCCGAGGTCGGCAAGTGGATGATCGCGGCCGGTGAGCAGCTGTTCGGGATGAACACGTTCGGCTGGCGGTTCATGCCGGCTCTGTTCGGCACCCTGACCGTGCTCCTGGTGATCCGGACGGTACGCCGGATGACCCGCTCGACCCTGATCGGCTCGATCGCCGGCCTCCTGCTCGCGGTCGACGGCCTGCATTTCGTCATGTCCCGGGTCGCGCTGCTCGACATCTTCCTCGCGTTCTGGCTGGTGGCAGCCGTCTCCTGCCTGATCGCCGACCGTGACTGGACCCGCCGCCGGCACGCCGACTCCCTCGACACACCGACCTCGGACGGCGAACGCCGCACGATCGGCCGCTGGCTGCTCATCCGACCGTGGCGCATCGCCGCCGGCATCTGCTTCGGCCTCGCGCTCGGCACGAAATGGTCGGCCGTCTGGACGCTCGCCGCGTTCGGCGTGCTCGCCTTCGCCTGGGACTTCGGCGCGCGCCGCGCTCTCGGCGTCCGGTTCGCGTTCGTGAAGTCGGCGCTCGTCGACGGCATCCCGGCGTTCGTCAGCCTCGTGCTCGTCGCCGGCGTCACCTACCTCGCGACCTGGACCGGCTGGCTGCTGCACGACAACGCGTACGACCACAACTGGGCGGCGAGCAATCCGGCCCACGGCGTGATGAAGGTCGTGCCCGACGACTTCCGGTCGCTGCTCGAGTACCACAAGGAAGTGCTCGCCTTCCACACCGGCGACTACATCAAGCACGCCACCCACCCGTACCAGTCGAACCCGGCCGGCTGGCCGATCATCGCCCGCCCGATCGGCTTCGACGCGGTCAACGACATCAAACCGGGTACGCCGGGCTGCAACGCCCCGGCCGGGACCAACTGCCTGCAGGTGATCTCTGCCCTCGGTACGCCGCTGCTGTGGTGGGGCGGCGCGCTCGCGCTGATCGCCGCGCTGGTGTTCTGGATCGGCTCGCGGGACTGGCGGTACGGCGTACCGATCGTCGGGTTCGTCACCTGCTGGGTGCCGTGGTTCGCGTTCGACGACAGACCGATCTTCTTCTTCTACGCCGTCACGATGATCCCGTTCACGGTGATGGCGCTGGCTCTGGTCCTCGGCAGGATCCTCGGCCCGGCCCGCGCGGCGATCGGTTCGGCGGCCAGTGCGGTGAGTACGGCGTCACCGCGCCGGCTGATCGGGAGCGCGGTGGTCGGCGCGTTCGTCGTACTCGTGGTGCTGAACTTCGCCTACATCTGGCCGATCCTGACCGACAAGGTCCTCCCCCATCCGGACTGGCTCAGCCGGATGTGGTTCAAGTCGTGGATCTGA
- a CDS encoding GNAT family N-acetyltransferase, translated as MSDFVPADFDVPRELITPRFRLEPLGPEHNVPDHAAWTSSIEHIRATPGFGGSWPPVDGMTLESNLADLERHAEDFVQRRGFTFTVIDTDVIGCVYIYPSRKDPGVTDVRSWVSADRAELDVPLYEAVSGWLAADWPFTNVDYAVRSTT; from the coding sequence ATGAGCGACTTCGTACCGGCCGACTTCGACGTACCCCGGGAACTCATCACGCCGCGCTTCCGGTTGGAGCCGCTCGGCCCGGAGCACAACGTGCCGGATCATGCGGCGTGGACGAGCAGCATCGAGCACATCCGCGCGACGCCGGGATTCGGTGGCAGCTGGCCGCCGGTCGACGGGATGACGCTGGAATCGAACCTCGCGGATCTGGAGCGGCACGCCGAGGACTTTGTGCAGCGGCGTGGTTTCACCTTCACGGTGATCGACACCGACGTGATCGGCTGCGTCTACATCTATCCGTCGCGCAAGGATCCGGGTGTGACCGACGTACGGTCATGGGTGAGTGCCGACCGGGCCGAGTTGGACGTTCCATTGTACGAGGCCGTGTCCGGCTGGCTGGCCGCGGACTGGCCGTTCACGAACGTCGACTACGCGGTCAGATCCACGACTTGA
- a CDS encoding DUF1707 domain-containing protein — protein sequence MENLPDRPHPHAHLRASDTDRDQVVDVLRDALMSGRLSQDEHAERLEQTLQARTLGELEPITRDLVVPGQAQPVPLPVAQPSVSNSPVPIEEPADPSQSFDTMVAIFGGGERTGRWRVKRRTNAFAVFGGHDLDMTNAVFEGREVTIYAFAVFGGIDITVPEGVTVRNEGVGIFGGFGARGSDDPDPNAPTVVVKGLALFGGVGGQSSAKRHGKKNKGKGHHELH from the coding sequence ATGGAGAATCTGCCCGACCGCCCGCACCCGCACGCGCACCTGCGGGCGTCCGACACCGATCGTGACCAGGTCGTCGACGTACTGCGGGACGCCCTGATGTCGGGACGGTTGTCGCAGGACGAGCATGCCGAACGCCTCGAGCAGACGTTGCAGGCCAGGACCCTCGGCGAACTGGAGCCGATCACCCGCGACCTCGTCGTACCGGGTCAGGCCCAGCCGGTGCCGCTGCCGGTGGCGCAGCCGTCGGTCTCCAACAGCCCGGTCCCGATCGAGGAGCCGGCCGACCCGAGCCAGAGCTTCGACACGATGGTGGCGATCTTCGGCGGCGGCGAGCGGACCGGCCGCTGGCGGGTGAAGCGGCGGACGAACGCGTTCGCGGTGTTCGGCGGGCACGATCTGGACATGACCAACGCGGTCTTCGAGGGCCGCGAAGTGACGATCTACGCGTTCGCTGTCTTCGGTGGGATCGACATCACCGTCCCCGAAGGCGTGACGGTCCGCAACGAGGGCGTCGGTATCTTCGGCGGCTTCGGCGCCCGCGGCAGCGACGACCCGGACCCGAACGCACCGACCGTCGTGGTGAAGGGTCTCGCGCTCTTCGGCGGCGTCGGCGGCCAGTCGTCGGCCAAGCGTCACGGCAAGAAGAACAAGGGCAAGGGCCACCACGAGCTGCACTAA
- a CDS encoding MFS transporter: MSTSQKLVAEVPGDLRMARRLWPFLLASTVSLIPFTVFGMYLVPIANTAGGSVAEIGGLRGLGGLAALAVGVSLAPLMDRVARELVAAGGLALLGVSAALGAVGNVFAVAAFCLLIGASTSILAPSIGAAAADRFRSPAAAGRAATLVSATTSAMAMLAAPVLAVPGLIWGWRGNLLAASAISLALSAAFFWRGRGRKSPRGERERVSYLATYRELARVPGALPLLAVAMLRTAAFMGYLAYLAAFYDDRFDLAPGWFALVWSLSGASFFLGNLFAGRYLATDRAWISPEKMLLLGVIVALVAVAAFYFSPTLPLTLLLTALMGAAHATVAACVTTLLVRRSGDLRGSALSVNAAGMSLGTFLGAAIGGLGLGLGGYPGTAVTFAVITLAALLCALRVRRPV; this comes from the coding sequence ATGAGCACGTCGCAGAAACTCGTCGCCGAGGTCCCCGGTGACCTCCGGATGGCCAGACGGTTGTGGCCGTTCCTGCTGGCTTCGACGGTGAGTCTGATCCCGTTCACGGTGTTCGGGATGTATCTCGTGCCGATCGCGAACACCGCGGGTGGGAGCGTCGCGGAGATCGGCGGCCTGCGCGGGCTGGGTGGGCTGGCGGCGCTGGCGGTCGGGGTCTCGCTGGCGCCGTTGATGGATCGGGTCGCTCGGGAACTGGTCGCCGCGGGCGGGCTGGCATTGCTCGGGGTCTCGGCCGCGTTAGGGGCTGTAGGCAACGTGTTCGCGGTGGCGGCGTTCTGCCTGCTGATCGGTGCGTCGACGTCGATCCTCGCGCCGTCGATCGGCGCGGCGGCGGCCGACAGGTTCCGGTCGCCGGCGGCCGCGGGGCGGGCGGCGACGTTGGTGTCGGCGACGACCTCGGCGATGGCGATGCTGGCCGCTCCGGTGCTCGCCGTCCCAGGGCTGATCTGGGGTTGGCGAGGCAACCTGCTTGCCGCCTCGGCGATCTCGCTCGCCTTGTCGGCCGCCTTCTTCTGGCGCGGCCGCGGGCGCAAGTCGCCCCGCGGTGAGCGCGAGCGGGTGAGTTACCTCGCGACGTACCGCGAGTTGGCCCGTGTCCCCGGCGCGCTGCCGCTGCTCGCGGTCGCCATGCTCCGGACCGCCGCCTTCATGGGGTACCTCGCGTACCTGGCCGCGTTCTACGACGACAGGTTCGACCTCGCTCCGGGCTGGTTCGCGCTGGTGTGGTCGCTGAGCGGAGCGTCGTTCTTCCTCGGCAATCTCTTCGCGGGGCGTTATCTCGCCACCGATCGCGCGTGGATCAGCCCGGAGAAGATGCTGCTCCTCGGCGTCATCGTCGCTCTCGTCGCGGTCGCCGCGTTCTACTTCTCGCCGACGCTTCCGCTGACGCTGCTGCTGACCGCACTCATGGGTGCCGCCCACGCGACCGTCGCGGCCTGCGTCACCACGCTGCTGGTCCGTCGCAGCGGAGACCTTCGCGGCTCCGCGCTCAGTGTCAACGCGGCCGGCATGAGCCTCGGCACCTTCCTCGGCGCCGCGATCGGCGGCCTTGGCCTCGGCCTCGGCGGCTACCCCGGTACGGCGGTCACCTTCGCCGTGATCACGCTCGCCGCGCTGCTGTGTGCCCTCAGAGTCCGGCGCCCGGTCTAG
- a CDS encoding Rossmann-like domain-containing protein, which produces MTVADLTAAVLAGSPSPADFNITSAFWLHHTTRLPGADVTYRNYYVLLRVGEVFGACSFEAGELDPSYCADTSGRSLADVLSSGDPLPVRIAALDAYLAVVQPHHTSAQAEEIVLPAGTPDVRARARDAAVAGLLDVSEGTKVALIGVVNPLVDAITDRGGVCLPCDFNLRETASGLPVSRDMIEVVDAADAVVATGMTLSNGSFDVLLTRCREQSKPLAIYAQTGSAVARAFLGDGVTALSAEPFPFSQFSSRPSSLYRYRTDL; this is translated from the coding sequence ATGACCGTCGCTGACCTCACCGCTGCCGTGCTCGCCGGTTCTCCTTCGCCGGCCGACTTCAACATCACGAGCGCTTTCTGGCTGCACCACACCACCCGGCTACCGGGAGCCGACGTCACCTATCGCAACTACTACGTGCTGCTCCGGGTCGGCGAGGTCTTCGGCGCCTGCTCGTTCGAGGCGGGCGAGCTGGACCCGTCGTACTGCGCGGACACGTCGGGCCGGTCGCTGGCCGACGTACTGTCGTCCGGCGACCCGCTCCCGGTGCGGATCGCGGCGCTCGATGCCTATCTGGCCGTGGTGCAGCCACACCATACGTCTGCCCAGGCTGAAGAGATCGTCCTTCCGGCTGGTACTCCGGATGTCCGGGCACGGGCCCGCGACGCAGCCGTGGCCGGTCTGCTCGACGTTTCCGAGGGCACGAAGGTCGCGCTGATCGGGGTCGTGAACCCGCTGGTCGATGCGATCACCGACCGCGGCGGCGTCTGCCTCCCGTGCGACTTCAACCTTCGCGAGACGGCCTCGGGGTTGCCCGTGTCGCGGGACATGATCGAGGTCGTGGACGCTGCGGACGCGGTCGTCGCCACCGGCATGACCCTGTCCAACGGGAGCTTCGACGTACTCCTCACTCGTTGCCGCGAGCAATCGAAGCCGCTCGCCATCTACGCCCAAACCGGCAGCGCTGTCGCCCGCGCGTTCCTCGGCGACGGGGTGACCGCGTTGTCCGCCGAGCCGTTCCCCTTCTCCCAGTTCAGCTCCCGCCCGAGCAGCCTCTACCGCTACAGGACGGATCTATGA